In a single window of the Aminomonas paucivorans DSM 12260 genome:
- a CDS encoding pseudaminic acid biosynthesis-associated methylase: MAAYRTEQEKFWAETFGDGYVDRNCDPLHLARLLPFWAQVLRGTGPLGSVLELGANIGLNLRALDALVPGMDLHGVEINGRAAELLKEWGRAEVHALSILDFRPQRTWDLVFTRGVLIHLNPQVLGGVYDLMASASAKYVLMAEYYNPCPVEIPYRGQEGFLFKRDFAGEFLEVHQEYRLVDYGFVYHRDVLFPQDDINWFLMERKER; encoded by the coding sequence ATGGCAGCGTACCGTACGGAACAGGAAAAGTTTTGGGCTGAGACCTTCGGTGATGGTTATGTGGATCGCAACTGTGACCCCCTCCACTTGGCCCGGTTGCTTCCTTTTTGGGCCCAAGTCCTGAGGGGGACGGGGCCGTTGGGATCCGTCCTGGAGCTGGGAGCGAACATCGGGCTGAATCTGCGGGCTTTGGATGCTCTTGTGCCAGGCATGGACCTCCATGGAGTGGAGATCAATGGGCGGGCTGCGGAACTGTTGAAAGAGTGGGGACGGGCAGAGGTTCATGCCCTTTCGATTCTCGATTTTCGCCCTCAGCGGACATGGGATTTGGTGTTCACGAGAGGAGTTCTGATCCACCTGAACCCTCAGGTGCTGGGGGGGGTTTACGATCTGATGGCCTCCGCATCGGCGAAGTATGTCCTCATGGCGGAGTACTACAACCCCTGTCCGGTGGAGATTCCCTACCGAGGACAGGAGGGGTTTCTCTTTAAACGGGATTTTGCGGGAGAGTTTTTGGAGGTCCACCAAGAGTATCGATTGGTTGATTATGGATTTGTCTATCATCGCGATGTTCTTTTCCCACAGGATGACATCAATTGGTTCTTGATGGAAAGAAAGGAGAGGTAA
- a CDS encoding N-acetyl sugar amidotransferase produces MKYCKRCVMPDTRPDLSLDEEGVCSACRSYERRTEVDWDARRKELEELLERYRSRNGTSWDCIVPVSGGKDSTYQVVRMLQMGLNPLCVTATTCDLSDIGRRNIENLKNLGVDYVEFTTNREIRRRLNRIGLLRVGDISWPEHASIFTIPVRAAVQFGVPLIVWGENSQNEYGGPAAASENNVLTRKWLERFGGLLGLTISDLIGTEGLEAKHLIPYTYPSDEEMARVGVTGIFLGHYIPWDGYSNALISQAHGLTTYPSAIEGSCVNYENLDNYQTGVHDYFKFLKFGFGRTSDLTSLHVRRGRMTREDACAIVRRLDGKFPWSYLGKPLEAILDPLELTVGDFIELCDRYTNKELFVLDSKGDLKKDRRGNLIKKYDAEDACR; encoded by the coding sequence ATGAAGTATTGCAAGCGTTGTGTCATGCCGGACACGCGCCCGGACTTGTCCCTGGATGAGGAAGGGGTGTGTAGCGCCTGCCGTAGCTACGAGAGGCGCACGGAAGTGGACTGGGATGCCCGGAGGAAAGAACTGGAGGAGCTGTTGGAGCGTTATCGTTCCCGCAACGGTACGTCCTGGGATTGCATCGTCCCCGTAAGCGGCGGGAAGGACAGCACCTACCAGGTGGTGCGGATGCTTCAGATGGGACTCAATCCTCTCTGTGTCACCGCCACGACCTGTGATCTCTCAGACATAGGGCGACGGAACATTGAGAACCTGAAGAACCTTGGGGTGGATTATGTGGAATTCACTACCAACAGGGAAATCCGCCGTCGCCTAAATCGCATCGGGCTCTTACGGGTGGGGGATATTTCCTGGCCGGAACATGCCTCGATTTTCACCATCCCCGTAAGGGCGGCGGTCCAGTTTGGTGTCCCCCTCATCGTCTGGGGAGAGAACTCGCAAAACGAGTATGGAGGTCCCGCCGCAGCATCGGAAAACAACGTGCTCACTCGGAAATGGCTGGAGCGCTTTGGCGGACTGCTGGGGCTTACGATTTCCGATCTGATCGGCACGGAGGGGCTGGAGGCCAAACACCTGATTCCCTATACCTACCCGAGCGACGAAGAAATGGCCCGTGTCGGGGTGACGGGTATTTTTCTGGGGCATTACATCCCTTGGGACGGATACTCCAATGCCCTCATCTCTCAGGCCCACGGTTTGACGACGTATCCCAGCGCTATCGAAGGATCTTGTGTGAACTATGAGAACCTGGACAACTATCAGACTGGAGTCCACGATTATTTTAAATTCCTGAAGTTTGGGTTCGGGCGAACTTCTGATCTAACTTCTCTGCACGTTCGAAGAGGACGCATGACCCGAGAAGATGCCTGCGCCATCGTGCGACGCCTGGACGGAAAATTTCCCTGGAGTTATCTTGGTAAACCCTTGGAGGCCATTCTTGATCCTCTGGAACTGACGGTGGGCGATTTTATAGAACTATGTGATCGTTACACAAATAAGGAGCTCTTTGTCCTGGATTCAAAGGGAGATCTGAAGAAAGATAGAAGGGGAAACCTCATCAAGAAATATGACGCGGAGGATGCTTGTCGCTGA
- a CDS encoding N-acetylneuraminate synthase family protein codes for MCLKEWEGIREGAPCFIVAEVGANHNRSLNLAKELVDAAAEAKADAVKFQIYSAETLYSRKTPKHSNYAKDLFELIREIETPREWLPELSAYAASKGLVFFATPFDRQAVDELDQVSDLFKIASFELVDLPLIRYCASKGKPLILSTGLANLEEIEDAYLACREAGNEQVAFLQCASLYPAPASIMNLRAMETLRRAFGVPVGLSDHTRGIHVSVAAAALGARILEKHFTLDRTLEGPDHPFAIEPQELAELVRQVREVEAALGDGRKLGPAPEEREYYEKARRSLHAAVPIPRGTVIAEDMLVSKRPGYGIRPKHLPLVVGRTAKQDMEADQWITWVDLQ; via the coding sequence GTGTGTCTGAAGGAATGGGAAGGTATTCGCGAAGGAGCCCCCTGCTTCATCGTCGCCGAGGTGGGGGCGAACCACAACCGGTCCCTGAATCTGGCGAAGGAGCTGGTGGACGCGGCGGCGGAGGCCAAGGCCGACGCGGTGAAGTTCCAGATCTACAGCGCCGAGACGCTCTATTCCCGAAAGACCCCGAAGCATTCGAACTATGCCAAGGATCTCTTCGAGCTGATCCGGGAGATCGAAACCCCTCGGGAGTGGCTGCCGGAGCTTTCGGCCTACGCGGCGTCGAAGGGGCTGGTCTTCTTCGCCACCCCCTTCGATCGGCAGGCGGTGGACGAGCTGGACCAGGTGAGCGATCTGTTCAAGATCGCCTCCTTTGAGCTGGTGGACCTGCCTCTGATCCGGTATTGCGCCTCCAAGGGCAAGCCCCTGATCCTCTCCACGGGGCTGGCGAACCTGGAGGAGATCGAGGATGCCTACCTGGCCTGTCGGGAAGCGGGGAACGAGCAGGTGGCCTTTCTCCAGTGCGCCTCCCTGTACCCTGCCCCGGCGTCCATCATGAACCTCCGAGCCATGGAGACCCTGCGGCGGGCCTTCGGGGTGCCCGTGGGGTTGTCGGACCACACCCGGGGCATCCACGTCTCCGTGGCCGCCGCTGCCCTGGGGGCGCGGATTCTGGAGAAGCACTTCACCCTGGACCGGACCCTGGAGGGGCCGGACCACCCCTTCGCCATCGAGCCTCAGGAGCTGGCGGAGCTGGTGCGACAGGTCCGGGAGGTGGAGGCCGCTTTGGGGGACGGGCGCAAGCTGGGCCCCGCCCCGGAGGAGCGGGAATACTACGAGAAGGCGCGCCGAAGCCTTCACGCCGCGGTCCCCATCCCCCGGGGAACCGTCATCGCCGAGGACATGCTGGTGTCCAAACGGCCGGGCTACGGCATCCGTCCCAAACACCTTCCCCTGGTGGTAGGCCGCACGGCGAAGCAGGACATGGAGGCGGATCAGTGGATCACCTGGGTGGACTTGCAATGA
- a CDS encoding formyltransferase family protein yields the protein MDHLGGLAMRKFVLALNNKIGYECARVILNKGYCPDAVILHPRNKGNYVDEILSILPNHVKIWFWSHPGSNAFYEELSGVKCEVLLSVNFGYLFSGEFLSKFAFPLNLHTSLLPYNRGANPNVWSIYEGTPAGVTLHRMTESIDDGEIYSQIDVPVDQCDTGKSLYEKLGNACKILIDGEMENILLGKLKPLVSMDNSLGTYHSREDFRNMLEIDTKKTVVVGDFIKKLRAFTFPPYKNLYFQENGRRYYVEVVISEEPKE from the coding sequence GTGGATCACCTGGGTGGACTTGCAATGAGGAAATTTGTTCTTGCTCTGAATAATAAGATTGGATATGAGTGCGCAAGAGTTATTCTAAATAAAGGTTATTGCCCAGACGCTGTCATATTGCATCCGCGCAACAAGGGTAATTATGTAGATGAGATTTTGAGTATTTTGCCAAATCATGTAAAAATCTGGTTTTGGAGCCATCCGGGTTCGAATGCTTTTTACGAAGAACTATCAGGTGTGAAATGCGAGGTTTTGTTGTCTGTAAATTTTGGATATTTGTTTTCGGGTGAATTTTTATCAAAGTTTGCTTTCCCCTTGAATTTGCACACAAGCCTGTTGCCCTATAACCGCGGGGCAAACCCTAATGTTTGGAGTATTTACGAGGGAACACCGGCAGGGGTAACACTCCATAGAATGACTGAGTCCATTGATGATGGAGAAATTTATTCTCAGATCGACGTGCCTGTAGACCAATGTGATACGGGAAAATCCTTGTATGAAAAGCTCGGAAATGCCTGCAAGATTCTGATCGACGGCGAGATGGAAAACATCCTTTTGGGAAAACTAAAGCCTTTGGTGTCGATGGATAACTCCTTGGGGACATACCATTCGAGGGAAGATTTTCGAAATATGCTTGAAATAGATACAAAGAAAACAGTTGTGGTGGGCGATTTTATTAAGAAACTACGTGCCTTTACTTTTCCGCCATATAAGAATCTGTATTTTCAAGAGAACGGACGCCGGTATTACGTCGAAGTTGTGATATCAGAAGAACCTAAAGAGTGA
- a CDS encoding AAA family ATPase, giving the protein MKLLGCSLKNFKGIREKTISFRGDPQGDPRPLTAFLGENGTGKTTVLQAIALVLSLATRKGRILRVEDFPWHGFLPERLSSLGPTEVELDVAFGEDEVRAVRELYELTRGRPGLTREEIPGSHEEVRLVFREGKLESPQGPDGLAQFLGRYYIQVMQKQDPELRNFYRRVGGVFWFDQFRNLVTRSGGEWGAAEPGGWSAGVERLREYLVVWWSYHVSSFPHGVDYIPDLEKAFQNVFPDVEFAGVQPRNVDSGGGIKDSLFLLRKKQRVYDIAEMSSGEQGVFPILYEFVRLRIAKSIVLVDELEMHLHPFQQQVLLAALSRLGEDCQFVLTTHSPYLEEVIPDSCEVRFGGES; this is encoded by the coding sequence ATGAAACTACTTGGCTGTTCGCTGAAGAACTTTAAGGGCATCCGAGAAAAGACCATCTCGTTTCGGGGTGATCCCCAAGGGGATCCTCGTCCGCTGACTGCTTTTCTAGGGGAGAACGGAACAGGTAAAACCACGGTCCTGCAGGCCATAGCGCTGGTCCTTTCTCTAGCTACCCGTAAGGGAAGGATCCTGCGCGTGGAGGATTTCCCATGGCATGGTTTTTTGCCTGAGCGCTTATCGAGCCTCGGCCCTACGGAAGTGGAGTTGGATGTGGCCTTTGGCGAAGACGAGGTGCGGGCGGTTCGGGAGTTGTACGAACTGACCAGGGGACGTCCGGGACTCACGAGGGAAGAGATCCCCGGTTCCCATGAGGAGGTTCGCTTGGTATTCCGGGAGGGCAAGCTGGAGTCTCCCCAGGGGCCGGATGGGCTGGCGCAGTTTTTGGGACGATATTATATTCAAGTCATGCAGAAGCAAGATCCGGAGCTTCGTAACTTCTACCGGCGCGTAGGGGGGGTTTTCTGGTTCGACCAGTTCCGAAACCTGGTGACTCGTTCCGGGGGAGAGTGGGGAGCTGCAGAACCCGGAGGTTGGTCTGCGGGAGTGGAACGCCTTCGTGAGTACTTGGTGGTCTGGTGGAGTTATCACGTTTCGTCGTTTCCCCATGGAGTAGATTACATTCCTGATCTGGAAAAGGCGTTTCAGAACGTCTTCCCAGATGTGGAGTTTGCAGGAGTTCAGCCTAGAAATGTGGATAGCGGCGGGGGCATCAAGGATTCCTTGTTTTTGCTTCGAAAAAAGCAGCGGGTGTACGACATCGCTGAGATGTCCTCTGGGGAGCAAGGTGTGTTCCCGATTCTTTATGAATTCGTTCGACTGCGCATCGCCAAATCCATCGTTCTCGTGGATGAGTTGGAGATGCATCTGCATCCCTTCCAACAACAGGTTCTTCTTGCTGCCCTGTCTCGTCTAGGCGAGGATTGCCAGTTCGTCCTGACCACCCATTCGCCCTATCTGGAAGAAGTGATCCCCGATTCCTGCGAGGTGCGTTTTGGGGGGGAGAGTTGA